The following coding sequences lie in one Populus trichocarpa isolate Nisqually-1 chromosome 14, P.trichocarpa_v4.1, whole genome shotgun sequence genomic window:
- the LOC18105351 gene encoding WRKY transcription factor 1 has product MVSSEEVPDEVSPKELQKRQSLDDGTDTKPQTHDVGGASQQEGIPASYAPGKSLENSGGRISELDKEGSVSSITPRKVSHTPGSDLRSLQSGQEGRTPIMREKVSEDGYHWRKYGQKFVKGNEFIRSYYKCTHPSCQAKKQLECSHDGKLADIVYLGEHEHPKPQHNLPQAVGCVLSVVEEKPDHLLFTGVEESHEPHPIESTNTPQISSVTSSEDVKRVLSEPKRIRDEVDVDDDQRSKRRKKSSCNDSSTPVDTPTSEPRLVIQTKSEVDIVSDGYRWRKYGQKLVKGNPNPRSYYRCSSPGCPVKKHVERASHDPKLVITSYEGQHDHDMPPSRTITHNTTGLNTCTTTIQNGELGTKSGESNAISLEMVVYNSSDSNIKLEEKLSSESRNKWKESNSGHESKSCEQQTGNTNATKVSGAANLDIVVNTNPVSAGRSTEQHDGESRIEPKENSAACGVHNITPGPESNPNEQNVLNSEPVQS; this is encoded by the exons ATGGTTTCTTCAGAGGAAGTTCCAGATGAAGTTTCTCCCAAGGAGTTGCAGAAAAGACAGAGCCTAGATGATGGTACTGACACAAAACCACAGACCCATGATGTTGGAGGTGCTTCACAACAAGAAGGAATCCCTGCTTCATATGCCCCTGGGAAATCTTTGGAGAATAGTGGGGGGCGAATATCGGAGTTAGACAAAGAAGGAAGTGTTTCTTCTATAACACCGCGGAAGGTCTCACATACCCCTGGCAGTGATCTCCGTTCCTTGCAATCTGGTCAGGAAGGAAGGACTCCTATCATGCGGGAAAAAGTGTCAGAGGATGGATATCACTGGCGAAAATATGGGCAGAAATTTGTTAAAGGAAATGAATTTATACGGAGCTATTACAAATGTACACATCCAAGTTGTCAAGCGAAAAAGCAGTTGGAATGTTCACATGATGGGAAGCTTGCTGATATTGTTTACCTTGGTGAGCATGAGCATCCCAAACCTCAACATAACCTCCCACAAGCTGTTGGTTGCGTCCTGTCCGTTGTTGAAGAAAAACCTGATCATCTTTTATTCACTGGTGTTGAAG AAAGTCATGAACCTCATCCGATTGAGTCAACAAATACCCCTCAGATCTCTTCTGTTACGTCCAGTGAGGATGTGAAACGTGTGCTATCAGAACCAAAAAGGATAAGGGATGAGGTTGATGTAGATGATGATCAACGCTCAAAACGACG GAAGAAAAGTAGCTGTAATGACAGCTCTACTCCTGTAGATACACCAACTAGTGAGCCACGTCTTGTCATTCAAACAAAAAGTGAGGTCGATATTGTCAGTGATGGGTATCGATGGCGTAAATATGGGCAGAAATTGGTAAAAGGCAATCCAAATCCCAG GAGCTACTACAGGTGTTCAAGTCCTGGATGTCCAGTAAAGAAACATGTAGAGAGGGCATCTCATGACCCAAAATTGGTTATAACCAGTTATGAGGGACAACATGATCACGATATGCCTCCTTCTAGGACTATTACTCATAACACAACTGGTCTCAACACTTGTACAACTACCATCCAGAATGGCGAGTTAGGTACAAAATCAGGAGAAAGCAATGCCATTTCCCTTGAAATGGTTGTGTATAATAGTTCAGATTCCAACATCAAATTGGAGGAGAAACTGAGTTCCGAGTCAAGAAATAAATGGAAAGAAAGTAATTCAGGCCATGAAAGTAAATCATGTGAGCAGCAGACTGGCAACACAAATGCCACGAAAGTAAGTGGTGCTGCTAACCTTGATATTGTTGTTAATACCAATCCTGTATCAGCAGGTAGATCGACTGAGCAACATGATGGTGAGTCAAGAATTGAGCCAAAAGAGAACAGTGCTGCTTGTGGTGTCCATAATATTACCCCAGGTCCAGAGAGTAATCCAAATGAACAGAACGTACTAAATTCAGAGCCTGTCCAAAGCTAA
- the LOC7468554 gene encoding scarecrow-like transcription factor PAT1, whose translation MQASKQLRGSGMSSRFLYQPMQEVEAYCKPQSRTLDRQIYSSGSTQGTPFTIPNSHEQYCTLESSSANGSYAAYNSPSTVSFSPNGSPLSQQESQSYSLEPRHSPDNASGSPLSGSCITDDAHDFSHKLRELETVMFGPDSDIIDSIENALESGTNIESLEMDSWRQIMDVISRGDLKQVLIACAKAVSDNDLLMAQCLMDKLRQMVSVSGEPIQRLGAYMLEGLVARLASSGSSICKGLRCKEPASAEMLSYMHILYEVCAYFKFGYMSANGAIAEAMKDENRVHIIDFQIGQGSQWISLIQAFAARPGGPPHIRITGIDDSTSAYARGGGLSIVGKRLSKLAESFKVPFEFHAAAMSGCEVQIENLGVRRGEALAVNFAFVLHHMPDESVSTQNHRDRVLRLVKSMSPKVVTLVEQESNTNTAAFFPRFIETLNYYTAMFESIDVTLPRDHKERINVEQHCLARDVVNIIACEGTERVERHELLGKWRSRFTMAGFTPYPLSTLVNATIKTLLENYSDRYRLQERDGALYLGWMNRDLVASCAWK comes from the coding sequence ATGCAAGCATCGAAACAACTCAGAGGTTCGGGCATGTCCAGCAGATTTCTCTATCAACCGATGCAAGAAGTTGAAGCCTACTGCAAGCCTCAGTCCAGAACTTTAGACCGCCAGATATACTCCAGTGGCAGCACCCAAGGAACCCCCTTCACCATTCCAAACTCCCATGAGCAATACTGCACGCTGGAGTCATCTTCAGCAAATGGCAGCTATGCTGCTTACAACTCCCCATCAACTGTCAGTTTCTCACCAAATGGAAGCCCATTGTCACAGCAAGAATCTCAGTCATATTCACTTGAGCCACGTCATTCCCCTGACAATGCCAGTGGTTCTCCATTAAGTGGCTCCTGCATAACTGATGATGCCCATGATTTCAGTCACAAGTTGAGAGAATTAGAAACTGTGATGTTTGGGCCTGATTCCGATATTATTGACAGCATTGAAAATGCACTTGAGAGTGGGACAAACATCGAGTCACTGGAAATGGATAGCTGGAGACAAATAATGGATGTGATTTCTAGAGGGGACCTAAAACAAGTCCTTATTGCCTGTGCAAAAGCAGTGTCAGATAATGATCTGTTAATGGCACAGTGCTTGATGGACAAGTTACGCCAGATGGTCTCAGTTTCTGGTGAACCAATTCAAAGATTGGGAGCATACATGTTGGAAGGGCTTGTTGCACGCCTGGCCTCCTCAGGGAGTTCCATCTGCAAAGGTTTAAGATGCAAAGAACCAGCAAGTGCCGAGATGCTGTCTTACATGCACATTCTTTATGAGGTTTGTGCCTATTTCAAATTTGGGTACATGTCTGCAAATGGTGCCATTGCAGAAGCCATGAAGGATGAAAACAGGGTtcatataattgattttcaaattggTCAGGGGAGTCAGTGGATCAGTCTAATCCAGGCCTTTGCAGCAAGGCCTGGGGGGCCACCCCACATCCGCATTACAGGTATTGATGATTCCACATCAGCATATGCCCGTGGAGGAGGACTGAGTATAGTGGGAAAAAGGCTATCTAAGCTTGCTGAGTCATTTAAGGTGCCATTTGAGTTTCATGCTGCTGCCATGTCTGGCTGTGAGGTTCAGATAGAAAACCTTGGTGTTCGACGTGGGGAGGCTCTAGCAGTGAACTTTGCATTTGTACTTCACCACATGCCTGATGAGAGTGTCAGCACTCAGAATCACCGGGATCGGGTGCTGAGGCTAGTTAAAAGCATGTCTCCAAAGGTGGTCACCCTTGTTGAGCAGGAATCTAACACGAATACTGCTGCATTCTTCCCTCGGTTCATCGAGACACTAAACTATTATACTGCTATGTTTGAATCCATTGATGTGACCCTTCCAAGAGACCACAAGGAACGGATCAATGTGGAACAGCATTGCCTGGCAAGGGATGTTGTTAACATAATAGCATGCGAGGGAACTGAGAGGGTGGAAAGACACGAGCTTCTTGGGAAGTGGAGATCGCGATTCACAATGGCTGGGTTTACTCCATACCCATTAAGCACCTTGGTGAATGCCACCATCAAAACACTGCTAGAGAACTATTCTGATAGATATAGGCTTCAAGAAAGAGATGGGGCTCTTTATCTTGGCTGGATGAACAGAGATTTGGTGGCATCTTGTGCATGGAAGTGA